One part of the Algibacter sp. L1A34 genome encodes these proteins:
- the lpxD gene encoding UDP-3-O-(3-hydroxymyristoyl)glucosamine N-acyltransferase codes for MKTSYTIEEINDVLQGELIGHTTQKINGPEQLQNANNNHITFVGSVKYVKFWADSKACAAVVNDNLKIEPGENRAIIKVKNADLAMAKILELYNQPAPVFDTDIHPTAVIHETASIGSGCKIGANCYVGKDVELGNEVILYPNVCVFDETIIGDKTIVWSGTVIRERCIIGSNCIFHTNVSIGADGFGYRPSDDGRGLVKIPQIGNVIIGHFVEIGANSCVDRAKFSSTIIGDGCKIDNLVQVAHNSVMGRSCIMAGHSGLAGSVTLGDGVIIGGSASIKDHTKIDSGATVGAGSGVMNDVKAGQTVLGYPAQDARDMLKQWVAMRRLVKK; via the coding sequence TTGAAGACATCATATACTATTGAGGAAATTAACGACGTATTACAAGGCGAACTAATTGGCCATACTACGCAAAAAATTAATGGACCAGAACAATTACAAAATGCAAATAATAACCATATCACTTTCGTTGGAAGTGTAAAATATGTTAAGTTTTGGGCCGACTCAAAAGCATGCGCCGCTGTAGTAAACGATAATTTAAAAATTGAACCAGGAGAAAATCGCGCGATAATTAAAGTGAAAAATGCCGATTTAGCTATGGCAAAAATATTGGAACTTTACAACCAACCAGCTCCAGTATTTGATACAGATATTCACCCAACGGCCGTTATACATGAAACAGCATCAATAGGAAGCGGTTGTAAAATTGGTGCAAATTGCTATGTTGGTAAAGATGTAGAATTAGGTAACGAGGTTATTTTATATCCAAATGTTTGTGTTTTTGATGAAACCATTATTGGTGATAAAACCATAGTTTGGTCGGGAACCGTAATTCGTGAGCGCTGCATTATTGGTAGTAATTGTATTTTCCATACCAATGTTAGCATTGGTGCCGACGGATTTGGTTATAGACCAAGTGATGATGGTAGAGGTTTAGTTAAAATACCACAAATAGGAAACGTAATTATTGGTCATTTTGTTGAAATTGGAGCTAACTCTTGCGTAGATAGAGCCAAATTTAGCTCAACTATTATTGGTGATGGCTGCAAAATTGACAACCTCGTACAAGTTGCTCATAATAGTGTTATGGGACGTTCTTGTATTATGGCAGGACATAGCGGACTTGCAGGTTCTGTTACTTTAGGCGATGGTGTTATTATTGGCGGAAGCGCATCTATAAAAGACCATACAAAAATAGATTCTGGTGCAACAGTTGGTGCCGGATCTGGAGTTATGAACGATGTAAAAGCTGGGCAAACCGTTTTGGGTTATCCTGCGCAAGATGCTCGTGATATGCTAAAACAATGGGTTGCTATGCGTAGATTGGTTAAGAAATAG